The genomic stretch GGAGTGAGGGGAAGCTTCTGTCATCATCAGTGTGGACTGTCTAGAGCTGTAATGTTTTCACATCCAACTCTgagaaccaaaccagagtttgtgattgttggaacagtagAAAGACAAGACGGTTTTGGTTGAGGTTTACTTTGTTTGGTATAAAATTGTATTACATGACAGGACGGCCTGGggctagctagttagcatgctaactttagaAGATATCACTGCAGCACAATATAGACAttcatttttggatgttttcaaCTAAAAAGGTGACGTATATAAGAAGTGGCCCCCTACCAAATTCATACTCAGCATATCATCAGAGTAACTGCAGCTGCCTGATAGCTAGTTGGCTCATTTAGCCAAGCAGCTAGCAGTAAACTTTGCCTGTGCTGGGAGCTCGGCGCACTGGAGGagtgtgttgatgtttgcaTTGCCACTACAGGAGCCAAACATGGCAAGACAACCACCTGGGTACTGTTGGACTGTTGCTGGATGACACAGTGACTCACTATTGCCTCTTGAGGCACAGAGTGGTATTACGGGGCAGGGTGGGCTTGCTGGTTAGCACAGATGGTTTTGACATAACATCAAAACTGgtatttcttcacattctgttgataatccAAGTcagtttttgaatgttttaaactagATTTGTTTCACATTGTCAATTTTTCTTATGTTagatttatatatattatttacaAAATCTTTTAAATATGCATAATTTGCTTGTCCAACAATGAAATTCAGTCAAAGTTGCCAAATGCCACTTTGAGGACAGCTGTGGACTCATAGATGTCTGTCACAGATGTAAACGCAGGTCTGAGATATGACCACAACAAAAGGCAGGTGTCCTGGAAGCAACACTGTTCCCCTATCTCTGGAAACAAGCCCATTTAGAATGGTTTGTGTTTAATGTCATTAAATTAAGTGCTTGCTCCTGACCAATCCATGATCTCTGGTGTCAGATGCTGGCCAAGGTCATCCGGCATTTTAACAAGATTCCCTCTTTCACCCCCTGACCCTCCTCTTTATCTGATGCTGGTTTGAAGGCTCAAGGTGTCCCCCCCCTTGTTGCCATGGTAGCCGGTCCGTCAGAGAtaaatgtgtctgcatgtggATTTGTTGCCTGACACTTGGAAAACAATCATGCCCAGTCATAAATCTGTTTAAGAGCCCATGTTTAATCAATGCAGTTAAATCCTCATTTAAATGTGCCCTCTTCCAAAAATCCTCTCAATCACCTTCCAATCTGACTCTTTTATGAACACAAAGCATGCCAAATAACATAGAAAAGTTGCCCAcagctgttctgctgcagcatctgtcTTTTGTGCCCATGTGTacaaaagccacacacacactagttcAGGAGAGGAGAATAACTAATTGAAAGGTTGGAGAACAATTTAAGCCCTTTTGAAAGTAATAAAGACTTTATAGCATCCCATCTGTCTACAATAGGGGCCATGGAAGTTGTATTGTTTGATTCAACATCGTGTATGTAAGTCAGGGACGCTAATGGACATCAACAAGCCCGGAGACTGACGGGATTAATCTGTACATACCACAACGCCGCACAGAGAGCACTGCTTCTTGCGCTCGTACGGTGTCAGTTTGGGGGCGTAGTCTGTGTTAGCGTGTCGACCACTGCTGAGCTCAGCAgccttctctttcctctgctcgATTTGCTCCATATGCCTACGGCTGCTCTCATCATGCTGCGGAGGAAACCAGAAACCAGGGGTCATATGGGAAACCGAGAATTGCTGTATGGTGTCTGATGGAGACGCAAGGTGGCACGGTATAAACTTACCTTCATCTGAatcttcttctgcagctcctccatggcctcctgTTGAGCAGCACTAAGAGCAGCCAGACGCTCCTCTCGGTCTCTTCAGACAGGACATAGAAAAGCAGTGTGAAATCAAAGGAGGATCGGAGCAGCCACCTGTGTatacacactgtacattcaTACTAAAGGGATCTGGGTCCACATACCTGGCCCTTTCCCGCGCTGCATCTTCTCtagctttctctttttcctgcctctgctgctctatACGAGCCTCCTGCTCCTTTCTTCGaatcagcagctcctccacccgTGCCTGCCGCTCTGCTTCCAGGGCCCGTTTACGCTCCTACAGCGGGAGGAGAGTAGTAGAGATTGAAGATACTactgaatgtgaaaaatataGCTAGAAAGATTACACATGAATCAAGCATTGGTTTCTGTTGCACCTGCACAGCCTCATCTCTGgcctgcttctcctcctgtctcctctgtctaTCCTCCTGCAGCTCGTTAAGGCGTTGCTCATACTCATTTAATTTGGCCAGGGCGTCATGCCTCTTGTTTTGGGCTTCCAGAGTGTTGATGAATGCGATTTCGTTCACCTGGGCAGACAGATACACTCATAAACAAGGATATTAATAGCAGACAGGCCATAAAATAtgtgttgaaaaaagaaaaaaagcaaacacatatacacaaatcaATGAACAAACCATAAATTAACATTGTGTGTTCACGAATGTAATTCAacatttaaagtggaaaaagtaTGACTGCAAATGTCCCACTCAATTCAGATAAATCCTCAGCAGTCATACGCATATGGTCACTGCTTTTCAGGAGATTCCCTCCTCTACCTTGGCCTCTTCCTCTTGGGCCTTCTTCACAATTgcctggagctgcagctctcgCTTAAACTCTGCATGTAACAGCCTTTCCTCCATCATCCTCCGACGCTGCTCCAACAACTCCTCCTTCCATTtcctcacctccttctcctgcagagAGTGAAGAATGACAAGCAGGAGTGGATGAAAGTGTAAAGGAGGAGAGTAACATGCATATTCTCCAGGACAACGCAGACAATGAATTCTTAATCTATCAGTTGCTTCCCTTCCAGTGTGTCCACATGGGGATTAATGCAAATACACACCACTTCATGTATTTATGTGGTTAATCCTGATTTATTCTAGGACTCACTCATCTTGCCATGGTctgggaacaaaaacaaacttcatGAAAGGCTGTTGATTTTGGCCAGGGGTCTCTCTCACGACTGTCTGCGGCCAGCTGGCCTGGATGCAACTGGAGGGGGTTATAATATTTAGTGATTGTATCAGGCAGTGTGCTGACAAAACCTCTCGTTATGAGCCAGGCTGGGCTTAGCTTGCGCAGAGTTTCTTCGGGGTGCTTTCCGTCAACATTGCGGCTTTACTGCTCACTCACCCTTTCCAAGAGCTTCTGCAGTTTAAGCGTCTTTTCCTCACGGAGTTTGTCCCTCAGCTGCTGCgccttcagctgtttctcctcatgtttcTTCTTTGACTCTGCGATGGTTCTgtcaaaaacatggaaacaaatcactcatctctttctgtttcaccttATCATCAATGCCCCAAGCAGTTAAATACTCTAACAGGCACAGGGGCCTGTTCTGATGTTCTGGGTGGCAACCTAAAAAGAAAGAGGTCAGACTTCGTAAGTGGGCTGGTGACTCTCAGGCTGGGGGGTTAAATCCTTGTCAAAATAAGGTGAGGGGAAATCGGTAGACTGAAGTGCTGTTCAAGAACAAGTAGAAAAACTGATTGCACTGTGTGGATACTGCCAATGTGTGTTACAAATAAACAAGGCAGGCAGTTGTAAAAAAGGCTTATGTGCTCAACTAACCActgcaaagagaaaatgtgtggcACCTTTTGCGTGACGGTGAGGACAATTTCTCGTGCATGTGGATCCCATGTCCCGGAGGCCGAGCAGGTTCCTCTTCTACTATGTCTCCCCATGAGGTACTCTGTCGCCATGGCTCACGAGCTACAAGAGAGACAagcaaggaaaacaaacaggcttCAATGTAATGTTTACCATTACAAAAACAAGAGTTTTCATTTAGATGTTGACCTCCGTACCGTCATAATCTGCCAGCATGTCGCTCCAATCCATATTGACTCCACAACCTCCATTACCAATGGCAGCCTGTGTTAAAGATTAAAGTAGAACATACAATGAGGTAAAATCCAAACTTGCTTTCAAACAGGTGGTGCGTAACAGTTGCAGTATAAATGAGCATGATGAATCTTACAGAGAAgtcattttcattgtcagtttCCAGGTCATTGTTCTCGGCCTGAATCTCTCTGGtcagctgctcttcctcagCGATGGCACTTGCAATGGCCTCCTCGTTGGCCTTCTCCAGTCGGTCGGCAAGCTCCTCTTTCTTGGCCAGGACCTCTGCCATGGACTGGGGCTGAACACATGGCAGCATAGATAGCgcttcacacatgcagcatttcACACTTCATAAATGTTGAGTTCATGCAAACAAGCACTGAGGaaccagaaaaacagaaacccGTTATTGTCTTATAATAGGCCTTTTTCATGGACATCATTTTGACGGGttaaaattaatgatggctgaattccatttagcgGTTTCCatttcagggtcctggtactGTGCATGCAGGCTCACTCTCATGGATTACCaggacacttgaatagaactCAGCCATCGTTATGTATATATTTGTGAAACTGTTTTCCTCCTCCGCAGAGGTGCTTCTAATACCTTTGCCCGTTTTTATGTCAATTATGTTGACGAaacattcaaaaacagaaatgaggtAAATAATCCCAACTGAACAAAAGTACTTAATATGAAGCACCTGTAAGAATACatttcagcttctgtgaggtTGGCCTGATTTGTACTTGGGTGCACGATCCAAAGACTGAAGGGAACACCATATCAACCCAATCACAGTTTGTACCACACAATCATCACAAGAATCACAAGTGAGGAGGCATTCAAGAGTCATGCAGGTCACATTTActgtgaggatggagagatggtgGAAGGAGGCAACTGATGGCTTTCCTACAGTAAACATTTTACTTCAACCTTTTAAGTTTTTTGGCAGTTTATGGATTTTCATGACATGGCAATAAGACAATGACTCAGTTTGCTCCAGCGCAGAAAGTCTTTCACATGACGTATGTATGGGAAGGTTAAAAAGTTCTAAATCTTAAGAACACAAGTATCGCCTGGACGAGGTCAATGACTACAGTGGTGTTAAATTTGAGGCCAAATAGCCTTCACTGCAGATTTGAGCTGAAGTTTTATCCACATGTTTTCACTCACCACCTGCCAAAATCTGACAGTATCCCACTTAGAGGTGTAGTCACCCTTGATTAAGTGTATGGAGCTCTGTGTTTACACACCCCATGATGCTTAATAATAGTGACAACACCTGATGTGGGCAGACAATGTTTTCATAAGATCTGACACTGGGTTGAATACAAATTGGAAACTCAGTAAAGTTTCCGCAGCGTTATttcttttcgtttttttttccacagaattTTAAAAGTGGCCAAAAACCACTAAAAAAGTTGAGAGACTTGTTTTGGGCAACACCCTTGGAGCACTTGCTCAAGTACAAAAGTCATCTACTCACAGCTATTCTTCACAGTGAACGGTGCTATAACAACACTGCACAGAGCTATGCAGTCTTGCCTGCACATTTGGTCTGGAGGTTTCTTAAGATTGACTTTGTTTAGGCGGTGAAGGACCCTTAGGGatccctgccccccccccaacccccacccttccctccctctgctcctccatctctcaGCACTCACAGTAGAAAGCTCTGTGGGGTCCAGCACACTCTCCAGTTTCACCGCTGCCATGGGAGTCTCAGCCTGTCCTGGAGCAGATGTGGCCATGCCCTGCGACGCGCCCCCCTCAGCCCCACTGTCCCCCAAGGCCAACAGTGCACTGAGCCCATCCGTCTGGGGAAGGTCTGGGGATGCAGAGCGGGCCAGAGCAGGGTCTGGGACTGATAAAGTAATGTCTGTTGGTGGGACAGTGGCTGAGGACAGGGTGGGCTCTGGGGCTTGGGATGGGGTAAGAGCTGCAATGGGGGGAGGCGCATCTTCACAGTGTGCGTCGACACGCTGCCCTGAGTCTTGCACACTCTCTGCTGGGGGCTGCAccaacaggcacacacaaaaacacgcaAACCAAATTTAAAGACATGCATATTTCAAGCAATTCATGGGAGcaattcaaaaaacaaaaagaaataaaaccagTCATTACTCAACACATACACTagctaaaaacacaaatcatGCAGGAAAGCTGGTACTAACATGCCCTGAACATCCAATTATGATCAAAACAAGCTGATAGATTGGAAATACTGATTTGTATTTCAAAATCAAGCGATGGCTATAGCACACTCTTACCACGTGTGTCTTGAGGCATCGACAGAGTATTTATTTCATGGGAATGAAAATGGGTTTTCTGCCTCTGAAATGTCAGTGTACAATCAATCGCCTTAAAGTTGATATGCCTGTCTGGACAGTCTGTCTATGAATACCATGGAgctcaaaacaaaaacaaatgtggtTGATACAATGATCTAGTGTTACTCTGCTCCTTGTGAATAATTGATATGCAGGGACTGCTCAGGGAAAAAGACGTCACAAGGTACTGAACCTCAGTACCTCCATCACGTGCCCATTCACTGGACATCCAACCTTCTCTAGGGGGTCAGGCTCGGCAGGGACTTGCTGCTCAGTGTCCGTATTGGTCACGTCCTGGTCCGGGGGACACTCAGGACGgagctgttgctgttgttgctgttgttgttgttgttgttgttgctgctgctgctgttgctgctgctgctgctgctgttgctgctgttgctgctgctgttgttgttgttcctgaGGCGGCTGATGTGAGTGGTCACACTTGGCGCTGACCTGTTTTGGGGTGACACTCGCCAAGACAGGACTGACCTTGGCAACTATTGTAGCAGAGCGAGGTTTGGCAGTACGTCCTCGCTGGACGGTCTCCCAGCCCTCAGCATCTTTTTTACCTGGAGAGCACATGAGGTACTGAATCACTCAAGGAGAGGAAGATGCGTTACTGTGCTCTCCAAGGAACCACATTTTCACAAAGTACGTTCTGACTCTGTGCAGGAGATTTCTTACCCAGTTTTTCTACCGGGAAGGCGGTCGGCTGACTGGAGCTAGGGATAGACTGTGTGCACTTCACTCGGTCTGCCCAGCTGGGGCCTGTGTGGGAGAACCGGGCTGCAGCCAGTGTAGCTGGGGGACCACTGAATAGGACAAACATACGTATCATGCATGAGAGCAAACAAATGTGCACCTGTACAATGAAGCCTTTACTGCCGACAGGTAGGATTTTCAATTTTATTATCCCTTAGCATCTAATCTCTGAGCAGCTCCTCTAGTCCTGCCTGTCACAGACGCTTCAGGAGTCTGAAGACAGTGCCTATCTAACACCGCTGCACTCTCCACTCTGAGATAGCATGGGACTGTATTGGACAACAGGCCTCCGTCATGATCAATATCCATTTCCTGCAGCATCCGATTACAGAGCAGTGCACATATTGAACCGATGCTTCAGCAGTCTTTAACTGACACTTTCATCTACACCTTCCACCAATTCTGTGGCCAAAGAGTGAGAGACTCAACAAATTGCATTAAACAAATGCTTCACCATCAGAAATCAATGACCGCATTGCCAGATAACCTAGTCTGCATTTTCCAACCCCTTTAAAAACAGGCATAGTGCATCATTTAAAATACTGATTGCTTAATAACAGGATGCCTTATGATACGATTTTAATTGAATAAATGTTGTGTTgatctttaaaacaaaaataaatggcTAATTGTGATGCGGGAAAGATGGGGCTGTGGTGCTGCACACCGCTCTGAAAGCATGACGAGACATAATGACAGTAAGACAAAGGTTACCCAAAGTTGCGGGTGCGACGTGCCCCTGGAGAGGGAACCATTCTGTCTGCTGAGGTGCTCGGCATCACATGACGTCCCGGAGACATCTTGCGTACCTCCCAGGCTAAAGATGTGGGCCTGAACAAAGTGAAAGTGGTGAATTACATTCACTAGTTGGGAAACacgcacacaatcacacacacacttggctcACACTTCGGCAAATTAGTTAAACGGCTGATTCACTTGGAGCAATTTATGCAATAAATGGAGCGTGTACAAGTTTCAGGTTGTCTTATTGATTAACAGTACGCTTTAAATGAACAAATTGGGAGGCAGCACTGGGAATTTCATTTCTTAGTCAATTTACAGTTGCAGTGGTCACTGTGTTAAAGAGAAGCCAATAAACTCATGGATCTCTTTGAATTAAAGCCAAGGTTATTGATCCATTCTGTTTGTGACTCAAAGCCAGGACCAGACAGCCGCACTTCCAGTTTCACCTCAGGGAGAAATTGAAAAGCAGAGTGAATGAGAATgagagataaagaaaaggagggaggggggagaaacCTGTTCTGGGCATCTGTTTTCTCCAATTTCTCCTGAAGCTGGATCCAGTCTATGAGAGCTTTGAAATCCCGCACGTAGTTGTCCAACATCATCAACACCTCCTAAAGACGAGCAGATACAATAGAATGGAGAATGATTACAGAGAGATTCTGAACACAAAGATGAAGAATGGTACAAACTAACAGAAAGgtacatttgaaaataaataaaatgaaatagcTATTGGACAGTATTTAAgtaaaaaacagcacattctaTTAAACACCTAGAAAATAGGCAGCAATTTCTGTAATAATAACCCATTATATCTTTCTGTGAGTATTTTCTACTTACTGCTTTCTGGGATCAGATAGATACAACAGAAacacttttgcttttttaactAAAGCCAATAACTGGCATTTTAAATGCTTGTTCAGAGTCCCAACATGCCATTTCAGTCTGTTTAAAACTGACAGAGGGACTCATGAGATCATGAGAGTGGAccacacatgcaaagacaaacacttgATTAAAAGGTGTGAGGAAGAACAGAGAAGGCAAGATCCTATTATCTGCACTTGGACTGACTCACAGTGTTAGTTATCCAGAGGTGCTGGAGCTTTGTCCCAGAGCTCTAATGAAACGAACACAACTGATTGATGGGAAGCGTGAAGGGAGTGGTAATGGAGAGTAAAGCTTCACAGTGCTTTTAGTTAATAGACAAGTCACGCCAGTGAAAGATGTGTCCCCAGCAGGTCTGCTGATTGGAGCTGGTTAACAGGCAAAGACCACCGCTACAGCCCGGTGTACATTTGGTAATGAAGGCCAAGACGGAGAGAGGtttcctgctcctctgacaGATAAACCAACAGTGAGTGAAGGCACCATAAAGTGGCTTTCAGCATGTTAACAGGCATACCTAAATACAGCCCTCACATAACATTTCATGAGGAATGACAAAATGTTTAACCTTCCAGAAGCATTGCCATAAAGCAGGATGGGCAGTAAAATCCTGTGGTCCATGCATagaaacatgaatgaacagGTACAACCTATGTTAAGGTGACTGACCTCAAGTAAATAATTCAcagctttcattgtttttttttcttagttaaATAATTTATGACCAGAAGAGCGTGTTCCAGTTCAGGTTTAAAAACTTTATGTACATATGAAACAAAATTAAGACTCTATCACTATTGGCTCCATGCAAACAGGAACGCCAAGTGTCTTTCTTGCCTGGTCTTTGTGATATGGTTAATAAATCAGAGATGCGTTAAGGGACAGCTAATAGGAATAAATTAGGCCTAGGGGCTATGGGTTAAAGAGTGTGTGGGCGTTATTAATAAGCATATATGAATCATTTGGCTGGATGAACAATAACATATTACATTAGGTCAGCAGCACCAAGGTTCCCACTCAGAATTATACAAAGCATTACAGTAACACTGCAGAGAGTTAGGCATCACTTCCTGACAATGGTTGTGTTTACATCCATATGTTTTTGGGTGGGAAAACTGTTAGTCATTTGTGTGAGAGCACATAATGCAGATTGCCCACGGCTGCACTGGTGGTTTGTGGCTGGGGGATATCAGAGCACTCTGCTTCCCCTCCAGATGACTCCATCATCTATCAGTGTCCATTAAGCCCAAGCTGGGTGGGATGGGGGATTATGAACAGCACCCAGCACCATGGCCATTAGACAGCATTAGAGTGTAGAGCGATACAGTGGTatgaggggaggggggaaaaaaaaactgcactggCCAGATGTTTGACACAGGACAACTGACAAAATGCTGATCACACCACAGGGAGCTGAGCTGTGGCACTGACAACAAGCCAACCACACCACAGGGAACTGGGCTACGGTACTGACCACAGACCGTCACCAGAACCATGCTCAGCATAATGCAGCATGGCAGaataatcaataaaacagaGGACCAGCAGGATCATACCAGTATGCCCTGGAGCAACACTGCAGCGCTCCGAGGCTGCGCCGAGACAAAACTCACAGACCCACAAAACAGAGAATAATGTCAAAAAGGTTCAGTTTATGTGCAAGTCACCGACCAAAAAAGGAGCCAAAGTGGCAGGGCCTCGTTTCAGCAAATGCCTGACGacaaacaatgcaaacacaatGCTGTTTACAGTCTCTTGTCAATATTCAGTCCAGTCAGGCCCAAGAGAGAGTCCTGTGATAATTCTCTCACCAGCCAGCCTTCACAGAGCCCCTCTGACATAAAGCAGAAATCAAGAGGAATGTGAGCTGTGAGGGAGAAATTGTGTTGTGATCTCAATGTCTCCCTCTAGTGCTCAAAAATCCAAACACAACTCAGTCTCCTTCCTGTTTGGTCAATTCAGATCATGAAAAAGCTGATCCTGAGACTCTGCAGTTTTACCCAGGACATtgttttctccccctcctcaaAGCTCACTAACCCTGCATTCTACGACGCTCTGATCAGATTCACAGGTGACGTAAATTTCATCCACTGCTCGACGCAGGTTGTCGAAGAGGAAAGCCCAGTAGCGTGCTCGTAGGTCCACCTTGCGGGGCTGCCTGGCTTTGGTGGGGCTCTTCTCTGTCCCCTTGTCCAACAAGGCACCAGCTGTGCCTTTACTCTCCACACCAGCATTCTGTGGAGACAAAGCATGGAGCAAACACTATGGTAACAATGACAAACTTATTACAGTGCCATGCAAGTCTCAAGCTGTTTATACGTAGCAGCGACAGCACTTCTCTTTGTGCTGGCTGGGACAGGAGGTACCTTATATTACCAACCATTCAAATAGAAAGTacttataaatatatatatttatatgaacTTAAAGACAATGCATTAGGTTATAGAGCATTTTACTAGCTCAGTCAGTGACATATTGTCGGCAACAATCGTGTTGTCATGCCATTATATAATGTCCCATCCAATAATATTCTCTTTACACCGTGTAGGAAGGAGTTCAGAgatcagactgaaaacagattttggTTAGGTGCAGTGAAGGAATACTTCACACATTACAATAACAGACTACCATCGCTCCCCTTCTGCACCCTTTGCTTTGTGAGCTAAGCTTTTCCAAGAGTGACTTACACAATGCAAAAACAGGAAGTTTCATGACCATCAGAGATCCACTTGCAGTATGAGGCAAAAGACAGGGATGGCATAGCTTGGTGCATGGAGCCCTCTAGTGCAGGAAGATAATATACCAACCTGTTTTTTATTCCTCTGTTGACCAGAATTGACTCTCTGAGCCCTGGAACTGCCAGTGGAGTTGCTTTTGGACTTTGCTAGAGGTGGACAAAACAATAACCTTAATCAAGGTGCCAAAGGTATCAGGTGAGGAAGATGCATGTCAACAGAACAGCCCAAATGTGACGTTAGAGTGGAATATGGCCGCAGTCTGGTATTAATGGCACAAACTCAAGAGCAGCAAATAAGCCTTGAATAAAATAACTGAACTGACCCAAAAAGAAGGGAGAGAGCCAAAACAAaagtgagagagtgtgagaggcTATGGTAGAGCTTTCTGAGCAGGTTGGTCTAAAACAAGCTTTCTTTAATATAGAGCCTTAATAATGTGATGGATCGCTGCCATGCTTTACAGGAAACTATACTGTTGAACAGACAAGATGAAAGTTACACTTTACTGGagttatttttctttcaggGTTTCAAGAATTACATCAAAAGCACTGTGTAAACAATTCAAAGCCTATTACATAATATTCGATTAACCAAACACTGTGAGCCACAGTGTAGCAGTGACCTGAGCCtccaaaaatgtaatgttctccataACAGAGGACCAGGCATCAGTGTAAGCTTCAGCCTGCATAGACATAGACTCTAAGCATGAGATCATCATTTATCAATCTGGCCATGAGATGAAAAATGATGACTGTGTTCCAGCCGATGTTATATTACAATGAACAGCAGTGTCTCGTTTGGATACGaccacagactgtgtgtgacaCCGCCAAAGATGAAACGTGCTTCACTGGCCAATAGATATGGGAAACATCAGAGATAAACATCCTCTACCTCTGCACACTGAAGACCCCACCAAAAATGTCTCACTCTATATACTCCTGTGATGCTAATATGGAAACAATGTGAAATCTGCAGGAAAGGAGAATAACAGCATATCAACATGCACAGAAAGTTTGTCTTGCACGCAGACAccaaccctcctcctctttgttctcCAGAGGCACGCTCCAGGCGATGAGGTTTCGAGCAGCACGGCCCTCTTCAGCAACTATCTTCCTCACCTTGTCATGGCTGTTGGAGCGCTGAAAGGACGcctgcaggacaaacagatTCAACACGTCAATTTTGCACTTTATCCAACAGCCAGCATGACATGACACAGATGTGGGATTCATAAGGGGACTTTCAATAGGACACTGCGATAGGCTTGTTTCACTTGAGGCAaatctgagaaacatgacacacaTAAGGTGTCCCAACATTGACAGTGACGCATCAGAGGAATAATGGACACAAAGCTGAGGGGCTTTTTCTCAAGACCATTATTTTCTATTAATTGGTCTCTTCACTGGATTTGTTGGCAATcacaaaaatatagaatatgGCTGCCTTATACTTAAAACCCAACTGTTACACGGGTGGGCTAACCAGTAACACAGCCTGAAGCATGAGtattgttgctatggttacctCTATTCTAACACATGTTGTCCACTGATTTTGTTCAGTGATTTAAGCATTGTGTACAGCAGTGCAGTGTTACCACAGTCCTGAAAATAACGAAATGTTTTAAAGAAGGAAATCaattgttttctgtatttcttcaaGCTTCATGAATTTTAAGAGGCGTGTAACAGAGGGCACATAGTCCAAACACATCATTCATGTCgaagacagacaaataacacaggCCTTTTCAATGTGTGCAAAACAagcttaaaggtccagtgtgtaggaccATCATGTCCACCATGTTGTGCCGCCATGTtgctacagtagcccagaacgg from Chaetodon auriga isolate fChaAug3 chromosome 6, fChaAug3.hap1, whole genome shotgun sequence encodes the following:
- the scaper gene encoding S phase cyclin A-associated protein in the endoplasmic reticulum isoform X1, translated to MSKDNRHDGRRRGAGQHRLGPRVGQGGDGRERSGSNSSGSSHGGGKSKNASISALKASFQRSNSHDKVRKIVAEEGRAARNLIAWSVPLENKEEEAKSKSNSTGSSRAQRVNSGQQRNKKQNAGVESKGTAGALLDKGTEKSPTKARQPRKVDLRARYWAFLFDNLRRAVDEIYVTCESDQSVVECREVLMMLDNYVRDFKALIDWIQLQEKLEKTDAQNRPTSLAWEVRKMSPGRHVMPSTSADRMVPSPGARRTRNFGGPPATLAAARFSHTGPSWADRVKCTQSIPSSSQPTAFPVEKLGKKDAEGWETVQRGRTAKPRSATIVAKVSPVLASVTPKQVSAKCDHSHQPPQEQQQQQQQQQQQQQQQQQQQQQQQQQQQQQQQQQQLRPECPPDQDVTNTDTEQQVPAEPDPLEKVGCPVNGHVMEPPAESVQDSGQRVDAHCEDAPPPIAALTPSQAPEPTLSSATVPPTDITLSVPDPALARSASPDLPQTDGLSALLALGDSGAEGGASQGMATSAPGQAETPMAAVKLESVLDPTELSTPQSMAEVLAKKEELADRLEKANEEAIASAIAEEEQLTREIQAENNDLETDNENDFSAAIGNGGCGVNMDWSDMLADYDAREPWRQSTSWGDIVEEEPARPPGHGIHMHEKLSSPSRKRTIAESKKKHEEKQLKAQQLRDKLREEKTLKLQKLLEREKEVRKWKEELLEQRRRMMEERLLHAEFKRELQLQAIVKKAQEEEAKVNEIAFINTLEAQNKRHDALAKLNEYEQRLNELQEDRQRRQEEKQARDEAVQERKRALEAERQARVEELLIRRKEQEARIEQQRQEKEKAREDAARERARDREERLAALSAAQQEAMEELQKKIQMKHDESSRRHMEQIEQRKEKAAELSSGRHANTDYAPKLTPYERKKQCSLCGVVITSEVHLFSHTKGKRHQQAVRDSSSIQGRELSDEEVEHLSLKKYIVDIVTDSSVSSESMKDGEERQKARKKAKKLRARMNSRAKEYETSMEAKTQVPDSPYKAKLQRLVKDLLKQLQGQDSGQWANNKVSGLDRTLGEISRILEKQNNADQVAFQVGGGLSALEQILQVVTAASTPTAVPRIPLKSLCAAVNTYYLACSCCPLNCSYVLFSNKIALLMDLLLHQLTLYVPDEDKSIFGRSVNKQVFEGLTTGLLQTIATILGSLWPHVSESGQGEKTWISSPDAKVKSSATESFNTRTQDLISYVVNMGLIDKLYGCFLSVQAPVDEYPKMSAFLQQASALLHSMCKLCFVVTGRAPSIFDNKRQDPTGLTALLQSTDLVGVVHTLYCILLHSFVPESASQSQEPYGPGVIQVALQGIRFLNSFALLDLSAFQSVLGAEGLSLAFRHIVSSLLWYCTQHSSEELLHEVIICVGYFTVNHPDNQVIVQSGRQPSVLQKLCQLPFQYFSHPRLIRVLFPSLISACYNNSQNKVILQQEMSCVLLATFIQDCAANGKDSDNKTKQAVSQPLDYCELSNRFPRDQWDSALQFFLKKQEE